From Rhodospirillaceae bacterium, the proteins below share one genomic window:
- the rplD gene encoding 50S ribosomal protein L4, which produces MAIEIKSVDMAAKAAGKVTLDESVFGLPVRADILHRVVRWQLAKRRAGTHNTRGMAEIKGTSRKPWKQKGTGRARAGNLKAPQMRGGGVAFGPKPRSHAQALPKKVRKLGLKMALSAKQAEGRLVVLKAASLKSGKTRDLATRLEKLGWSRPLVITGAEADDGFVRAARNLRSVDLLPQQGANVYDILRHDTLVLTADAVEALEARLK; this is translated from the coding sequence ATGGCGGCCAAGGCTGCGGGAAAGGTTACGCTGGACGAAAGCGTCTTCGGTCTGCCGGTGCGCGCGGATATTCTGCACCGGGTGGTGCGCTGGCAGCTCGCCAAGCGCCGAGCCGGGACGCACAACACGCGGGGTATGGCCGAGATCAAGGGAACCAGCCGCAAGCCTTGGAAACAGAAAGGCACAGGCCGCGCCCGCGCCGGCAATCTGAAGGCGCCACAGATGCGCGGCGGCGGCGTGGCTTTCGGGCCGAAACCGCGGAGCCACGCCCAAGCCCTGCCCAAGAAGGTCCGAAAACTCGGCCTCAAGATGGCGCTTTCGGCCAAACAGGCGGAAGGCCGGCTCGTGGTGCTGAAGGCGGCGTCATTGAAATCCGGCAAGACCCGGGATCTGGCGACCAGACTCGAAAAACTCGGCTGGTCGCGACCGCTGGTGATTACCGGAGCGGAGGCCGACGACGGCTTTGTGCGCGCCGCACGCAATCTGCGGAGCGTCGATCTGCTGCCCCAGCAGGGCGCCAATGTCTACGACATCCTGCGTCACGACACGCTGGTCCTGACGGCGGATGCGGTGGAAGCGCTGGAGGCGCGCCTGAAATGA
- a CDS encoding 50S ribosomal protein L23 — MSWKYLNKAKPPKERMYDIIRAPVVTEKSSSGSENAQVTFRVAMDATKPEIKAAVEGLFGAKVKRVNTHVRKGKEKMFRGRKGRRNDVKIAVVTLLGDQAIDITTGV; from the coding sequence ATGAGCTGGAAGTATCTTAATAAGGCGAAGCCGCCCAAGGAGCGGATGTACGACATCATCCGGGCGCCGGTGGTGACGGAGAAATCTTCCTCCGGTTCGGAGAACGCCCAGGTCACCTTCCGCGTGGCCATGGATGCGACCAAGCCGGAAATCAAGGCCGCGGTCGAAGGGCTTTTCGGCGCCAAGGTAAAGCGCGTCAACACCCATGTCCGCAAGGGCAAGGAAAAGATGTTCCGGGGCCGCAAAGGCCGGCGCAACGACGTGAAGATAGCCGTGGTTACCCTGTTGGGCGATCAGGCTATCGACATCACGACCGGCGTCTGA
- the rplB gene encoding 50S ribosomal protein L2, translating into MSLKHYKAMTPGQRGLVLVDRSGLYKGKPVKHLTEGKSQKGGRNNAGRITARRRGGGHKQRYRVVDFKRTREGRATVERLEYDPNRTAFIALIRYADGELSYILAPQRLGVGDSVESGLGADIKPGNALPLRNIPVGTIVHNVEMKVGKGGQIARAAGAYVQLVGRDSGYAQLRLASGEMRMVRQECMATVGAVSNPNNQNTNLGKAGRNRWKGKRPSVRGVAMNPVDHPHGGGEGRSSGGRHPVTPWGKPTKGRRTRSNKATDKYIIRSRHARKKR; encoded by the coding sequence ATGTCGCTGAAACACTACAAGGCCATGACGCCGGGCCAGCGCGGCCTGGTGCTTGTCGACCGGTCCGGCCTGTACAAGGGCAAACCGGTCAAGCACCTGACCGAAGGAAAGAGCCAGAAGGGCGGCCGCAACAATGCCGGGCGGATTACGGCGCGCCGGCGCGGCGGCGGCCACAAGCAGCGCTATCGCGTCGTCGATTTCAAGCGCACGAGGGAAGGCCGGGCGACGGTCGAGCGGCTGGAATACGATCCGAACCGCACCGCCTTCATTGCGCTCATCCGTTACGCGGACGGCGAGCTTTCCTACATCCTGGCGCCGCAACGCCTGGGAGTTGGCGATTCGGTGGAATCCGGCCTAGGCGCTGACATCAAGCCGGGCAATGCGCTGCCGCTGCGCAATATTCCCGTCGGCACTATCGTCCACAATGTTGAGATGAAGGTCGGCAAGGGCGGGCAGATTGCACGCGCCGCCGGTGCTTATGTCCAGCTGGTCGGCCGGGACAGCGGCTATGCCCAGTTGCGTCTGGCGTCGGGCGAAATGCGCATGGTGCGCCAGGAATGCATGGCGACGGTCGGCGCCGTCTCCAATCCGAACAATCAGAACACCAACCTCGGCAAGGCCGGCCGCAACCGCTGGAAGGGCAAGCGCCCGTCGGTGCGTGGCGTTGCCATGAACCCGGTCGATCATCCGCACGGCGGCGGCGAGGGCCGCTCGTCCGGCGGACGCCATCCCGTCACGCCGTGGGGCAAGCCGACCAAGGGCCGGCGCACCCGCAGCAACAAGGCGACAGACAAATACATCATCCGCAGCCGTCACGCGCGGAAGAAGCGGTAG